In one window of Clupea harengus chromosome 4, Ch_v2.0.2, whole genome shotgun sequence DNA:
- the nucks1b gene encoding nuclear ubiquitous casein and cyclin-dependent kinase substrate 1b isoform X2 — MSRPTRNKRVVDYAQFQESDDAEECAGDANRKRKPGITAHNDDSKDRKLSNDLDGEEDDYKEEDDEDGGDSDYDAKKDKKGKQLTAKRKRVADDSDDDRGPRKKGRQVRQAATKAVSKQREMILGEGGSEEEGGEEEEDEDDTDAYTGDDDDDDSDYGKPRRRSSKGGRRVKPEKKTTPKPRIRASATRGPKKKRGRKVSRGRKVVKKVLPKEKEEDVDSPKEEEEEEERKPEKKARLAPKKSDDEAEEKKKDEEEEDDEEEEEEEDDREKEKVKKKAKKKAEKDDVSEEEPPSGED; from the exons GAACAAGAGGGTAGTTGACTACGCACAGTTCCAAGAATCTGATGATGCAG AGGAGTGTGCAGGAGATGCTAATCGGAAGCGGAAACCAGGAATTACTGCTCACAA TGATGACTCTAAGGATCGTAAATTGTCAA ATGATTTGGATGGTGAGGAGGACGACTACAAAGAAGAGGATGACGAGGATGGTGGAGACAGCGACTATGAcgcaaaaaaagacaagaagggAAAGCAACTAACAGCAAAAAGGAAACGAGTTGCAG ACGACAGCGATGATGACCGGGGTCCAAGGAAGAAGGGACGGCAGGTGCGACAGGCTGCCACTAAGGCAGTGTCGAAACAGCGGGAAATGATCCTGGGAGAAGGCGGCAgtgaggaggaagggggagaggaagaggaggacgaggacgacACTGATGCCTACACAGGCG atgacgatgatgatgacagtGACTATGGCAAGCCCAGGAGGAGAAGTTCCAAGGGAGGAAGAAGAGTCAAGCCGGAGAAGAAGACGACCCCCAAACCAAGGATAAGGGCCTCAG CTACCCGTGGAcctaagaaaaagagaggcagaaaggtgTCCAGAGGAAGGAAAGTTGTGAAGAAGGTTCTGcccaaagaaaaagaggaagatgtAGACAGCcccaaagaggaagaggaggaggaggagcggaaACCTGAGAAGAAGGCTCGTTTAGCCCCCAAGAAGTCTGATGACGAGGCCGAGGAAAAGAagaaggacgaggaggaggaagacgatgaggaagaggaagaagaagaagacgacagagagaaggagaaagtgaaGAAGAAAGCGAAGAAGAAAGCAGAGAAGGACGATGTGTCAGAGGAGGAGCCTCCATCAGGTGAAGACTAG
- the nucks1b gene encoding nuclear ubiquitous casein and cyclin-dependent kinase substrate 1b isoform X1, with protein sequence MSRPTRNKRVVDYAQFQESDDAEECAGDANRKRKPGITAHNDDSKDRKLSNDLDGEEDDYKEEDDEDGGDSDYDAKKDKKGKQLTAKRKRVADDSDDDRGPRKKGRQVRQAATKAVSKQREMILGEGGSEEEGGEEEEDEDDTDAYTGEDSGSDEDFCVDDDDDDSDYGKPRRRSSKGGRRVKPEKKTTPKPRIRASATRGPKKKRGRKVSRGRKVVKKVLPKEKEEDVDSPKEEEEEEERKPEKKARLAPKKSDDEAEEKKKDEEEEDDEEEEEEEDDREKEKVKKKAKKKAEKDDVSEEEPPSGED encoded by the exons GAACAAGAGGGTAGTTGACTACGCACAGTTCCAAGAATCTGATGATGCAG AGGAGTGTGCAGGAGATGCTAATCGGAAGCGGAAACCAGGAATTACTGCTCACAA TGATGACTCTAAGGATCGTAAATTGTCAA ATGATTTGGATGGTGAGGAGGACGACTACAAAGAAGAGGATGACGAGGATGGTGGAGACAGCGACTATGAcgcaaaaaaagacaagaagggAAAGCAACTAACAGCAAAAAGGAAACGAGTTGCAG ACGACAGCGATGATGACCGGGGTCCAAGGAAGAAGGGACGGCAGGTGCGACAGGCTGCCACTAAGGCAGTGTCGAAACAGCGGGAAATGATCCTGGGAGAAGGCGGCAgtgaggaggaagggggagaggaagaggaggacgaggacgacACTGATGCCTACACAGGCG AGGACTCTGGGAGTGATGAAGACTTTTGTGtagatgacgatgatgatgacagtGACTATGGCAAGCCCAGGAGGAGAAGTTCCAAGGGAGGAAGAAGAGTCAAGCCGGAGAAGAAGACGACCCCCAAACCAAGGATAAGGGCCTCAG CTACCCGTGGAcctaagaaaaagagaggcagaaaggtgTCCAGAGGAAGGAAAGTTGTGAAGAAGGTTCTGcccaaagaaaaagaggaagatgtAGACAGCcccaaagaggaagaggaggaggaggagcggaaACCTGAGAAGAAGGCTCGTTTAGCCCCCAAGAAGTCTGATGACGAGGCCGAGGAAAAGAagaaggacgaggaggaggaagacgatgaggaagaggaagaagaagaagacgacagagagaaggagaaagtgaaGAAGAAAGCGAAGAAGAAAGCAGAGAAGGACGATGTGTCAGAGGAGGAGCCTCCATCAGGTGAAGACTAG